In Streptomyces chartreusis NRRL 3882, the following are encoded in one genomic region:
- a CDS encoding DUF1731 domain-containing protein: MKIVIPGGTGQVGTVLKRALSAAGHDVVVISRHPRRRDEVHWDGATLGPWAGEIDGSDVVVNLAGRSVNCRYTPANLREMMDSRVHSARVVGEAIAAAAEPPRVWLQMSTATVYAHRYDAPNDEATGVIGGTEPDVPGYWSYSVDIARAWEREQETAGTPHTRKVALRAAMVMSPDRGGVFDVLLRLARLGLGGPVAGGAQYVSWIHDQDFVRAVEFLVARDDITGPVNLAAPGPLPHRDFMRALRTAWGVPVGLPATRWMAEAGAFVLRSDTELLLKSRRVVPGRLLDAGFTFGRPDWPAAAEDLVRRLRGRAVR; the protein is encoded by the coding sequence ATGAAGATCGTGATACCCGGCGGGACCGGGCAGGTCGGCACAGTCCTCAAGCGCGCGCTGAGCGCGGCCGGACATGACGTCGTGGTGATCAGCAGGCACCCACGACGGCGGGACGAGGTGCACTGGGACGGTGCGACCCTGGGACCGTGGGCGGGGGAGATCGACGGCAGCGACGTCGTGGTCAACCTGGCCGGCCGGAGCGTGAACTGCCGCTACACCCCCGCCAACCTCCGGGAGATGATGGACTCGCGGGTCCACTCCGCCCGGGTCGTGGGCGAGGCGATCGCCGCAGCCGCCGAGCCGCCCCGGGTCTGGCTCCAGATGAGCACCGCGACCGTCTACGCCCACCGCTACGACGCGCCCAACGACGAGGCCACCGGCGTGATCGGCGGCACCGAACCCGACGTCCCCGGCTACTGGTCCTACAGCGTCGACATCGCCAGGGCCTGGGAGCGGGAGCAGGAGACGGCCGGCACCCCGCACACCCGGAAGGTGGCTCTGCGCGCCGCCATGGTGATGAGCCCGGACCGCGGCGGTGTCTTCGACGTCCTGCTGCGGCTAGCCCGGCTGGGCCTCGGCGGCCCTGTCGCCGGCGGCGCGCAGTACGTGTCGTGGATCCACGACCAGGACTTCGTCCGGGCGGTTGAGTTCCTCGTCGCCCGGGACGACATCACGGGGCCGGTCAATCTCGCCGCTCCCGGGCCCCTGCCGCACCGCGACTTCATGCGCGCCCTGCGGACCGCGTGGGGTGTCCCGGTGGGCCTGCCCGCGACACGCTGGATGGCCGAGGCCGGCGCCTTCGTCCTGCGCTCGGACACCGAACTGCTGCTGAAGAGCCGCCGCGTCGTCCCCGGCCGCCTCCTGGACGCGGGCTTCACCTTCGGCCGCCCCGACTGGCCGGCGGCCGCGGAGGACCTCGTACGGCGGCTCCGTGGCCGTGCTGTGAGGTGA
- a CDS encoding antibiotic biosynthesis monooxygenase family protein produces MSVVKINVLTVPAEQRETLEKRFASRAHTVESSDGFEWFELLRPVEGTDTYLVYTRWRDEASFQAWMEGPMKAAHQGGGEGGERPKPAASDSTLWSFEVVQQAAPKGAS; encoded by the coding sequence ATGAGCGTAGTCAAGATCAATGTGCTGACCGTGCCCGCCGAGCAGCGGGAGACGCTGGAGAAGCGGTTCGCCTCCCGCGCGCACACCGTGGAGAGCTCCGACGGGTTCGAGTGGTTCGAGCTCCTCCGCCCCGTGGAGGGCACCGACACCTACCTCGTCTACACCCGGTGGCGTGACGAGGCGTCGTTCCAGGCCTGGATGGAAGGACCGATGAAGGCCGCGCACCAGGGCGGCGGCGAGGGAGGCGAGCGTCCCAAGCCCGCGGCGAGCGACTCGACGCTCTGGTCGTTCGAGGTCGTGCAGCAGGCGGCCCCCAAGGGCGCCTCCTGA
- a CDS encoding response regulator, which produces MTPPVRVLTVDDQELVRTALRAMLRRTDVEVVGEAADGARAVEAAYELCPDVVLMDVRMPGMTGVEATARILQGWPHPGPRPRVLVLTTFDLDEYVHAALRAGASGFLLKNTTPELLVEAIGVVAAGEAMLAPTVTRRLIRAFSDLPPPLVSGGLGDPLDVLTRRERDVAELVARGLPNARIAGSLGLTEAGVKSTVNRILTRLGLENRVQIAILVLAAEKGDG; this is translated from the coding sequence GTGACACCTCCGGTGCGGGTGCTGACCGTGGACGACCAGGAGCTGGTCAGAACGGCGCTACGGGCGATGCTGCGGCGTACGGACGTCGAGGTGGTCGGGGAGGCGGCGGACGGCGCACGGGCCGTCGAGGCGGCGTACGAGCTGTGCCCGGACGTGGTGCTGATGGACGTACGGATGCCCGGCATGACCGGGGTGGAGGCGACCGCGCGGATCCTCCAGGGCTGGCCGCACCCGGGGCCCCGTCCGCGCGTGCTGGTGCTGACGACGTTCGACCTGGACGAGTACGTGCACGCCGCGCTGCGCGCCGGGGCCAGCGGGTTCCTGCTGAAGAACACCACGCCGGAGCTGCTGGTCGAGGCGATCGGAGTCGTCGCGGCGGGCGAGGCGATGCTCGCGCCGACCGTCACGCGGCGACTGATCCGGGCGTTCTCCGACCTGCCGCCGCCACTGGTGTCCGGCGGCCTGGGCGACCCGCTCGACGTGCTCACCCGGCGCGAACGGGATGTCGCGGAACTGGTCGCCCGCGGACTCCCGAACGCGCGGATCGCCGGGTCGCTCGGCCTCACCGAAGCCGGCGTGAAGAGCACCGTCAACCGCATCCTGACCAGGCTCGGACTGGAGAACCGCGTACAGATCGCGATCCTCGTCCTCGCGGCCGAGAAGGGCGACGGTTAG
- a CDS encoding sensor histidine kinase — protein sequence MTEGSWWRHGTDGAVRSVGEPPRSSRASLRSSRVSAGSVRAWAGSLRASAVALRRRLAGRPADVLAAALLAGVAVLLRLDQPWPDGVGPSAAAVALLVGACLPLVWRRSRPGLVLAATAACYVTGELLDPVGDNAQTVFLACYSVARHTSAPRSLLAPVALTTVLLVPEVADGRLNVLSSADTAVPLGLADCLVAAAMAAAVWLLGASRRRLYADAARLRDLAERLRAEQRVSARRAVAAERARIARDLHDLVAHHVSAIALQAHAVTVVLPDDTRAAGQGVAAISEAADTALDEMRGLVQLLADPPPESGAEGAGGTGPAAAAPLPQPSLRHLERLTGESEAAGCPVTLTVTGPVAELPPAVQVSAYRVVQEALSNVRKHAGAVPVRVGVACREGRLTVTVENDAPAADRRPMPGSGLGLIGMRERAALFGGTLRAEPVPDGGWRVVATFRPEDGR from the coding sequence ATGACGGAGGGATCGTGGTGGCGGCACGGAACGGACGGGGCCGTACGGTCCGTCGGGGAGCCGCCCCGTTCCTCACGGGCGTCGCTCCGTTCCTCACGGGTGTCGGCCGGTTCCGTACGGGCGTGGGCCGGTTCCTTACGGGCCTCTGCCGTCGCGCTGCGCCGCAGGCTCGCCGGGCGCCCCGCGGACGTGCTCGCCGCCGCCCTCCTGGCGGGCGTCGCGGTGCTGCTCCGGCTGGACCAGCCGTGGCCCGACGGTGTCGGCCCGTCCGCCGCCGCCGTCGCACTGCTCGTCGGGGCGTGCCTGCCGTTGGTGTGGCGGCGTTCGCGTCCGGGCCTGGTGCTGGCCGCCACGGCGGCCTGCTATGTGACGGGTGAACTGCTCGACCCCGTCGGTGACAACGCCCAGACCGTGTTCCTGGCGTGCTACTCGGTGGCACGACACACTTCCGCGCCGCGCAGCCTCCTCGCCCCCGTCGCGCTCACCACGGTGCTGCTCGTCCCGGAGGTGGCCGACGGGCGGCTGAACGTGCTCTCCTCGGCCGACACCGCCGTACCGCTCGGCCTCGCCGACTGCCTGGTGGCCGCCGCGATGGCCGCCGCTGTATGGCTGCTGGGCGCGTCACGGCGCCGGCTGTACGCGGACGCCGCGCGCCTGCGTGACCTGGCCGAGCGGCTCCGCGCCGAGCAGCGGGTCAGCGCCCGGCGCGCGGTGGCCGCCGAACGCGCCCGGATCGCCCGCGATCTGCACGACCTGGTGGCCCACCACGTCAGCGCGATCGCCTTGCAGGCGCACGCGGTCACCGTCGTACTGCCGGACGACACGCGTGCCGCCGGCCAGGGGGTGGCGGCGATCAGCGAGGCGGCTGACACCGCATTGGACGAGATGCGCGGCCTGGTCCAGCTGCTCGCGGACCCGCCGCCGGAGAGTGGCGCCGAGGGGGCCGGGGGCACGGGTCCGGCAGCGGCGGCGCCGCTCCCGCAGCCGTCGCTGCGCCATCTGGAACGGCTGACCGGGGAGTCCGAGGCGGCGGGCTGCCCGGTGACGCTGACGGTGACCGGGCCGGTCGCGGAGCTGCCGCCCGCCGTGCAGGTCTCGGCGTACCGCGTCGTACAGGAGGCGCTGTCCAACGTGCGCAAGCACGCCGGTGCCGTCCCCGTACGCGTCGGAGTGGCCTGCCGGGAGGGCCGGTTGACCGTCACGGTGGAGAACGACGCACCCGCCGCTGACCGCCGCCCGATGCCCGGCTCCGGGCTCGGGCTGATCGGCATGCGCGAGCGCGCCGCGCTGTTCGGCGGCACGCTCCGCGCGGAACCGGTCCCGGACGGCGGCTGGCGGGTCGTGGCCACGTTCCGGCCGGAGGACGGCCGGTGA
- a CDS encoding serine hydrolase domain-containing protein has protein sequence MSPNPSRRPAQPRRRVTPGVAAALALAVAVPPAVTHAVTGTSGDGGSASAAPRHTQFQREADAVRDTGAVGVQARVSGGRHGPGTVTSGTADLRTGRPVPDGGYFRIASNTKTFVAAVVLQLVGERKVALEDTVEKWLPGVVRGNGNDGRKITLRQLLQHTSGIHDDYPGIDAAKDYYEVRFRPFTPEQLVERAMRHHPDFRPGKGWGYSNVGYVLLGMVIEKATGHTWHDQVRDRLLKPLGLRHTYYPGESPAVRKPHARGYQRFSTKPKLVDVTLYEDPNASGGLIGTTADLNRFFRDLLGGKVLKPAQLKEMKRTVPLNDEFQVPYPGARYGLGLMKNRLPCGGWSWGHGGDEVGYMSRNAVSDDGRVAVTASMSTGWATSVEDTLRQHRAGMRLVANALCRNGG, from the coding sequence GTGTCACCGAACCCTTCCCGGCGACCCGCCCAGCCGCGCCGCCGCGTCACGCCGGGGGTCGCCGCAGCCCTCGCCCTGGCGGTCGCCGTGCCGCCGGCCGTCACCCACGCCGTCACGGGGACGAGCGGGGACGGTGGTTCCGCCTCCGCCGCCCCGCGGCACACGCAGTTCCAGCGCGAGGCAGACGCCGTGCGCGACACCGGCGCCGTCGGCGTCCAGGCCCGGGTGAGCGGCGGCCGGCACGGCCCCGGCACCGTGACGAGCGGCACCGCCGACCTCCGGACGGGCCGGCCCGTGCCCGACGGCGGCTACTTCCGGATCGCCAGCAACACCAAGACCTTCGTGGCCGCCGTCGTGCTCCAGCTCGTCGGCGAGCGGAAGGTGGCGCTGGAGGACACCGTCGAGAAGTGGCTGCCGGGCGTGGTGCGCGGCAACGGCAACGACGGCCGGAAGATCACCCTCCGCCAGCTGCTCCAGCACACCAGCGGCATCCACGACGACTACCCCGGCATCGACGCCGCGAAGGACTACTACGAGGTCCGCTTCCGCCCGTTCACCCCCGAGCAACTGGTCGAACGGGCGATGCGGCACCACCCGGACTTCCGGCCCGGCAAGGGCTGGGGCTACTCGAACGTCGGCTACGTCCTGCTCGGCATGGTCATCGAGAAAGCCACCGGGCACACCTGGCACGACCAGGTACGGGACCGGCTGCTGAAGCCGCTCGGGCTGCGGCACACGTACTACCCGGGCGAGTCACCCGCCGTACGGAAGCCGCACGCGCGCGGCTACCAGCGGTTCAGCACGAAGCCGAAGCTCGTGGACGTGACCCTGTACGAGGACCCCAACGCGTCCGGCGGCCTCATCGGCACCACGGCCGACCTGAACCGCTTCTTCCGCGACCTCCTCGGCGGCAAGGTCCTGAAGCCCGCGCAGCTCAAGGAGATGAAGCGTACAGTCCCGTTGAACGACGAGTTCCAGGTGCCGTACCCCGGCGCGCGGTACGGGCTCGGGCTGATGAAGAACAGACTGCCGTGCGGCGGCTGGTCCTGGGGCCACGGCGGGGACGAGGTCGGCTACATGAGTCGGAACGCGGTGAGCGACGACGGCCGGGTCGCCGTCACCGCCTCGATGTCCACCGGGTGGGCCACCTCCGTCGAGGACACGCTGCGGCAGCACCGGGCGGGCATGCGGCTGGTCGCGAACGCGTTGTGCCGCAACGGCGGATGA
- a CDS encoding diacylglycerol/lipid kinase family protein, translating into MGSAMSERYHRRQRWAARGALAAVALAALLPLVSGGLKGLLLLAAGLAGLALTAAALWWVLSRRGPARTGAAALAVVTPVAVITLFATANLLWVVFASLLLWCVAVWSGRYALRSTGLRPVRVKEYRTPPPKRPFLLLNPRSGGGKVERFGLREKAEALGAQVVLLDADQHQDVTALARAAVADGADLLGVAGGDGTQALVAAVAAEHGLPFLVISAGTRNHFAMDLGLDRDDPSTCLDALTDGVELRVDLGFAGGRPFVNNASFGVYGAVVQSPGYREDKVGAALDRLPELLTRQSGPRLTAGADGTTIADPQAVLVSNNPYRMDDPFGFGRRERLDSGKLGVLAVRVDSAVEAAELLLAPRPEGLTVLTAQHVVVEADASHLEVGLDGEALTLPAPVHCRIARRALRVRVPRDRPGVPEAPPRLDWRRLRKLAAAVGRTAAPSRSLRT; encoded by the coding sequence ATGGGATCGGCGATGAGCGAGCGGTACCACCGCCGGCAGAGATGGGCGGCCCGGGGAGCCCTTGCCGCGGTCGCGCTGGCGGCGCTGCTGCCCCTCGTGTCCGGCGGTCTGAAGGGACTGCTGCTGCTCGCGGCCGGCCTCGCGGGACTCGCCCTGACCGCGGCCGCGCTCTGGTGGGTCCTGTCCCGCCGGGGACCGGCCCGCACGGGGGCGGCCGCCCTGGCCGTCGTCACCCCCGTCGCCGTCATCACCCTCTTCGCGACCGCCAATCTGCTCTGGGTGGTCTTCGCGTCCCTGCTGCTGTGGTGCGTCGCGGTCTGGAGCGGACGCTACGCCCTGCGCAGCACGGGCCTGCGGCCAGTGCGGGTCAAGGAGTACCGCACGCCACCGCCGAAGCGCCCCTTCCTCCTGCTCAACCCCCGCTCCGGCGGCGGCAAGGTCGAGAGGTTCGGCCTCAGGGAGAAGGCCGAGGCGCTGGGCGCCCAGGTCGTCCTCCTCGACGCGGACCAGCACCAGGACGTCACCGCCCTGGCCAGGGCCGCCGTGGCGGACGGAGCCGATCTGCTCGGAGTCGCGGGCGGTGACGGCACGCAGGCCCTGGTCGCCGCCGTCGCGGCGGAACACGGCCTGCCGTTCCTCGTCATCTCGGCCGGCACGCGCAACCACTTCGCCATGGATCTGGGCCTGGACCGCGACGATCCGTCCACGTGCCTCGACGCCCTCACCGACGGGGTCGAACTCCGCGTCGACCTGGGCTTCGCCGGCGGTCGCCCCTTCGTCAACAACGCGTCGTTCGGTGTGTACGGGGCCGTCGTCCAGAGCCCTGGCTACCGCGAGGACAAGGTGGGCGCGGCCCTGGACCGGCTGCCCGAGCTACTGACCCGGCAGAGCGGCCCGCGGCTGACGGCCGGCGCCGACGGCACCACCATCGCCGACCCGCAGGCCGTGCTGGTGAGCAACAACCCGTACCGCATGGACGATCCGTTCGGCTTCGGCCGGCGCGAGCGGCTCGACTCAGGGAAGCTGGGCGTGCTCGCCGTCCGTGTCGACAGCGCCGTGGAAGCGGCCGAACTCCTGCTGGCCCCGCGCCCGGAGGGGCTCACGGTGCTCACCGCCCAGCACGTCGTCGTCGAGGCCGACGCCTCGCACCTGGAGGTCGGCCTCGACGGCGAGGCGCTCACCCTGCCCGCCCCCGTCCACTGCCGCATCGCCCGCCGGGCCCTGCGCGTCCGGGTGCCCCGCGACCGTCCCGGGGTCCCCGAGGCACCACCGCGCCTGGACTGGCGCCGGCTCCGCAAGCTGGCGGCGGCGGTCGGCCGTACCGCCGCGCCCTCGCGCTCCCTGCGCACCTGA
- a CDS encoding SRPBCC family protein encodes MEWTGARYADGPTVEVTTWIAAPPGPVWALVSDVTRMPETSEELQSVRWIDGATGPAVGARFVGRNRHEAYGEWETTSTVVACEPGRVFSWAVGDPEEPSAVWRFGLAPENGGTELSQWMRMGPGRSGLSLAIDAMPEKEQKIVFVRLREFERGMTATLERVRQWAEA; translated from the coding sequence ATGGAGTGGACGGGCGCGCGGTACGCGGACGGACCGACGGTCGAGGTGACGACGTGGATCGCCGCCCCGCCGGGGCCGGTGTGGGCGCTGGTGTCGGACGTGACGCGGATGCCCGAGACGAGCGAGGAGCTCCAGTCGGTGCGATGGATCGACGGGGCCACCGGTCCGGCGGTCGGGGCCAGGTTCGTCGGGCGGAACAGGCATGAGGCGTACGGCGAGTGGGAGACGACCTCCACGGTCGTCGCGTGCGAGCCCGGCCGGGTGTTCTCCTGGGCGGTCGGTGATCCGGAGGAGCCCAGCGCCGTCTGGCGGTTCGGCCTCGCGCCCGAGAACGGCGGGACCGAGCTGTCGCAGTGGATGCGGATGGGGCCCGGCCGCTCCGGGCTCTCCCTCGCGATCGACGCCATGCCGGAGAAGGAGCAGAAGATCGTGTTCGTGAGGTTGCGGGAGTTCGAGCGCGGCATGACCGCCACGCTGGAGCGCGTCCGGCAGTGGGCCGAGGCGTGA
- a CDS encoding LLM class flavin-dependent oxidoreductase yields MRTATTVEAAGLGPWSRQADFVVEAEKLGLDICWVAEAWGSDAPSALGFYAARTERMLLGSAVMQVGTRTPVALAQTAITLSNLSGGRFVLGLGPSGPQVMEGLHGVPFARPLVRMRETVEIVRQVFAGGRISYSGSEFRIPLPGGEAVPMRLSMRAEHAVPVYLAALSPAMLRLTGQVADGWLGTSFVPEGASDAYFAPLDEGLAAAGRDRAGFDVCQGAEVAFAPDEEALGAMVAGRKKELAFSLGGMGSASANYYNRAYSRQGWAEVAAEVRERWQAGDRDGAAGRVTDEMVLATTLIGTEEMVRRRLRVWRDAGVDTVRLYPAGENLEDRLDTLGRAIELVREVGDAA; encoded by the coding sequence ATGCGGACGGCGACGACCGTCGAAGCGGCGGGCCTCGGCCCCTGGTCCCGGCAGGCCGACTTCGTCGTCGAGGCCGAGAAGCTCGGGCTCGACATCTGCTGGGTGGCCGAGGCGTGGGGTTCCGACGCCCCGTCCGCCCTGGGCTTCTACGCGGCCCGGACGGAACGGATGCTGCTCGGTTCCGCGGTCATGCAGGTCGGGACGCGCACGCCGGTGGCTCTCGCCCAGACGGCGATCACCCTGTCCAACCTGTCCGGCGGCCGCTTCGTGCTCGGCCTCGGCCCGTCCGGTCCGCAGGTGATGGAGGGCCTGCACGGGGTGCCGTTCGCCCGTCCCCTGGTGCGCATGCGCGAGACGGTGGAGATCGTGCGGCAGGTGTTCGCGGGCGGCAGGATCTCCTACTCGGGCTCCGAGTTCAGGATTCCGCTGCCCGGCGGGGAGGCGGTGCCGATGCGCCTGTCCATGCGCGCCGAGCACGCCGTGCCCGTCTACCTGGCCGCGCTGTCGCCCGCCATGCTGCGGCTGACCGGCCAGGTCGCGGACGGCTGGCTCGGCACCAGTTTCGTACCGGAGGGCGCGTCGGACGCCTACTTCGCCCCGCTGGACGAGGGGCTGGCCGCCGCCGGACGCGACCGCGCCGGCTTCGACGTCTGCCAGGGCGCCGAGGTCGCGTTCGCCCCGGACGAGGAGGCACTGGGCGCCATGGTCGCGGGCCGGAAGAAGGAACTCGCCTTCAGCCTGGGCGGCATGGGCTCCGCGTCGGCCAACTACTACAACCGGGCCTACAGCCGGCAGGGCTGGGCCGAGGTCGCGGCGGAGGTGCGGGAGCGCTGGCAGGCGGGCGACCGGGACGGTGCGGCCGGTCGGGTCACCGACGAGATGGTGCTGGCCACCACGCTGATCGGCACGGAGGAGATGGTGCGGCGGCGGCTGCGCGTCTGGCGGGACGCCGGAGTGGACACGGTCCGTCTCTACCCGGCCGGGGAGAATCTGGAGGACCGGCTCGACACCCTCGGCAGGGCGATCGAGTTGGTCCGCGAGGTCGGCGACGCGGCCTGA
- a CDS encoding GNAT family N-acetyltransferase → MTQEAELPGKRVLILKPDELSPTDQKMWREIRTESGAPANPFLDPAFTAAVGQVRPAARVAVLQDDGYPVGFFPYERGPLGQGRAIGLGVSDSQGAVLRPGIRLDARRLLRACALASWEFDNLEAGQGVFAPHAVEELASPVVDIGEGFERYTERLRAKSPGFLRQTLAKERRLARQIGEVRFAYDARDPDALRALMGWKSAQYRRTGRRDRFAQEWITRLVGLLGESEDPECRGVLSVLYAADRPVAAHFGLRSRTVLSWWFPAYDRAYAKYSPGLVLQLRMLEAAAADGVETVDLGSGPARYKESLKTRDLRVYEGVVVRPVPGGAAHWVGREPARAARRFVRNRPRLAGAAARTLEGVGRLRGR, encoded by the coding sequence ATGACACAGGAGGCGGAGTTGCCCGGAAAGCGTGTTCTGATTCTCAAACCGGACGAACTGAGCCCGACCGACCAGAAGATGTGGCGCGAGATACGGACGGAGTCCGGTGCCCCGGCGAATCCCTTTCTCGACCCGGCGTTCACCGCGGCGGTGGGGCAGGTCAGGCCGGCGGCCAGGGTGGCGGTGTTGCAGGACGACGGCTACCCGGTCGGATTCTTCCCGTACGAGCGGGGCCCCTTGGGGCAGGGCAGGGCCATCGGGCTCGGCGTGTCCGACAGTCAGGGAGCCGTGCTGCGCCCCGGGATCCGGCTCGACGCCCGCAGGCTACTGAGAGCCTGCGCGCTTGCCTCCTGGGAGTTCGACAACCTCGAGGCCGGCCAGGGGGTGTTCGCGCCGCACGCGGTCGAGGAACTCGCGTCCCCGGTCGTCGACATCGGAGAGGGGTTCGAGCGGTACACGGAGCGGCTGCGCGCGAAGTCGCCGGGCTTCCTCAGACAGACCCTGGCCAAGGAGCGCAGGCTGGCCCGGCAGATCGGCGAGGTGCGGTTCGCGTACGACGCGCGGGACCCGGACGCCTTGCGGGCGCTGATGGGGTGGAAGTCGGCGCAGTACCGGCGCACCGGCCGGCGTGACCGGTTCGCGCAGGAGTGGATCACCCGGCTGGTGGGGCTGCTCGGGGAGAGCGAGGACCCGGAGTGCCGGGGCGTGCTGTCCGTGCTGTACGCGGCGGACCGGCCCGTGGCCGCGCACTTCGGTCTGCGCTCGCGCACGGTGCTGTCCTGGTGGTTCCCGGCGTACGACCGCGCCTACGCCAAGTACTCCCCAGGCCTCGTGCTCCAGCTGAGGATGCTGGAGGCCGCGGCGGCCGACGGCGTCGAGACGGTCGACCTGGGGAGCGGTCCGGCCCGCTACAAGGAGTCGCTCAAGACCCGTGACCTACGGGTGTACGAGGGGGTGGTGGTACGGCCGGTGCCGGGCGGTGCCGCCCACTGGGTGGGCCGGGAGCCCGCGCGGGCCGCCCGTCGCTTCGTCCGCAACCGGCCCCGCCTGGCCGGTGCGGCCGCGCGGACGCTGGAGGGAGTGGGGCGGCTGCGCGGTCGCTGA
- a CDS encoding AMIN-like domain-containing (lipo)protein, with protein MVRIRTACATLALVGATVGVAAVPAGAAPAATRAAAQATACPTGWGSLPKTDTSGTLSPVRDIRTGRHDCFDRMVIDLPGAGSDVGYSVRYVDELHQDGSGRLIPVAGGAVLEVRVAAPAYDPETGAATYPGRVARPLPGVDLTGYRTFRDTRFAGSFEGETQIGLGVRARLPFRVLQLDGRVIVDVAHSWTGTS; from the coding sequence ATGGTACGAATCAGAACAGCATGCGCGACACTCGCGCTCGTGGGTGCCACGGTGGGCGTGGCAGCCGTCCCGGCCGGTGCCGCACCGGCCGCCACCCGGGCCGCCGCCCAGGCCACGGCCTGCCCGACCGGCTGGGGGAGCCTGCCCAAGACGGACACCAGTGGCACGCTCTCGCCGGTGAGGGACATCCGGACCGGCCGTCACGACTGCTTCGACCGGATGGTCATCGACCTGCCCGGCGCGGGCAGCGACGTCGGCTACTCGGTCCGCTACGTCGACGAGCTCCACCAGGACGGCTCGGGCCGGCTCATCCCCGTGGCCGGCGGAGCCGTCCTCGAGGTGCGGGTGGCCGCGCCCGCCTACGACCCGGAGACCGGCGCCGCCACGTATCCCGGCCGGGTGGCGCGCCCGCTGCCGGGCGTGGACCTCACCGGCTACCGCACCTTCCGGGACACCCGGTTCGCCGGCAGCTTCGAGGGCGAGACCCAGATCGGGCTCGGCGTCCGCGCCCGGCTGCCCTTCCGGGTGCTGCAGCTGGACGGCCGCGTCATCGTGGACGTCGCCCACAGCTGGACCGGCACCAGCTGA